From the genome of Geothrix sp. 21YS21S-4, one region includes:
- a CDS encoding GNAT family N-acetyltransferase yields MNTELFAEWLRRRGHRVVRTESSHWYNAAPGVFQAFPYHWTITPSEAEVRELMLRHGGLALRYSAPFDAPRGVASYHVVVNEPYSLDHLKPQARNGIRAGLGRFGIERISFERLATEGWALQQDTLARQERVRSMTEADWRRTCAAASGLPGFEAWAATSNGELAAALMSVRQGTVFSVPFALSHRRFLAEHVNNALFYAVSRELLQREGVEGIFYTVQSLDAPSNVDEFKFRMGLRPKLVRQCVDFNPLIRPFALPAVHRWTQRLLDRDPSNPSLAKAEGMMRFYLEGLKPLEDQVWPPRLEPERRRLVPEPALLADAKSFQVTTATRLDLNALVDLHVRCFTGHDHIPVRLGKAFIEAVYRWFLASPDICVLVARQGERIIGFTTLADRPYNLPMMRACRRELIRGCLRHPGALFHREIVGRALRMFARSKPQAQEQKVAQIAFTAVDEDYRRLGVGKALKDASIRVCRERGMAAVTTGVRRKNHRARQLNERAGFVEVPAQSTDRLIHLRLELRPPLPSEEATAPGIQRRERRARVRLPHLALSQPVWASDRGGEFTSPGTFSHGTRA; encoded by the coding sequence ATGAACACGGAATTGTTCGCAGAATGGCTGCGCCGCCGGGGCCACCGGGTGGTGCGGACGGAGAGCAGCCACTGGTACAACGCCGCTCCCGGCGTGTTCCAGGCCTTCCCCTACCACTGGACCATCACCCCCAGCGAAGCCGAAGTCCGGGAGCTGATGCTCCGCCACGGCGGCTTGGCCCTCCGCTACTCCGCGCCCTTCGACGCGCCGCGGGGAGTGGCCAGCTACCACGTCGTGGTGAACGAGCCCTATTCGCTGGATCACCTGAAACCCCAGGCTCGCAATGGGATCCGCGCAGGCCTGGGCCGCTTCGGGATCGAGCGGATCTCCTTCGAGCGGCTGGCGACGGAGGGCTGGGCCCTTCAGCAGGACACCTTGGCCCGCCAGGAGCGGGTGCGCAGCATGACCGAAGCGGATTGGCGGCGGACCTGCGCGGCCGCGTCGGGACTGCCGGGGTTCGAGGCCTGGGCGGCGACCTCCAACGGTGAGCTGGCCGCGGCCCTCATGAGCGTGCGGCAGGGCACGGTCTTCTCCGTCCCCTTCGCCCTCAGCCACCGGCGCTTCCTGGCGGAGCACGTGAACAACGCGCTGTTCTACGCGGTGAGCCGGGAGCTGCTGCAGCGCGAAGGCGTGGAAGGGATCTTCTACACCGTGCAGTCCCTGGACGCGCCCTCGAACGTGGACGAGTTCAAGTTCCGGATGGGGCTCCGGCCCAAGCTGGTCCGCCAGTGCGTCGACTTCAATCCCCTGATCCGGCCCTTCGCCCTGCCTGCCGTCCACCGCTGGACGCAGAGGCTGCTCGACCGCGATCCCTCCAATCCTTCCCTCGCCAAGGCGGAGGGGATGATGCGCTTCTACCTCGAGGGCCTCAAGCCCCTGGAAGATCAGGTGTGGCCTCCGCGGCTTGAGCCCGAGCGCCGCCGGTTGGTGCCGGAGCCCGCGCTCCTGGCGGACGCCAAGAGCTTCCAGGTGACCACGGCCACGCGCCTGGACCTCAACGCCCTGGTGGACCTCCACGTGAGGTGCTTCACCGGGCACGACCACATCCCGGTCCGCCTGGGGAAGGCGTTCATCGAGGCCGTGTACCGGTGGTTCCTGGCCTCCCCCGACATCTGCGTCCTGGTGGCGCGGCAGGGGGAGCGGATCATCGGATTCACCACCCTGGCCGATCGGCCCTACAACCTGCCCATGATGCGGGCCTGCCGCCGCGAACTCATCCGGGGCTGCCTGCGCCATCCCGGTGCCCTTTTCCACCGGGAGATCGTCGGGCGGGCGCTGCGCATGTTCGCCCGGAGCAAGCCGCAGGCCCAGGAACAGAAAGTGGCCCAGATCGCCTTCACGGCCGTGGATGAGGACTACCGGAGGCTGGGGGTGGGGAAGGCCCTCAAGGACGCCTCGATCCGCGTCTGTCGCGAGCGCGGGATGGCGGCCGTCACCACGGGGGTCCGCCGCAAGAATCACCGCGCCCGCCAGCTCAACGAGCGCGCGGGTTTCGTCGAAGTTCCCGCCCAGAGCACCGACCGCCTCATCCACCTCCGCCTGGAGTTGCGTCCGCCCCTTCCTTCCGAAGAGGCGACGGCCCCGGGCATCCAGCGGAGGGAGCGCCGGGCCCGGGTCCGGTTGCCCCACTTGGCCCTCTCGCAGCCGGTGTGGGCCAGCGATCGAGGGGGCGAATTCACTTCTCCCGGAACCTTTTCCCACGGAACCCGAGCATGA
- a CDS encoding proline dehydrogenase family protein translates to MIRTLASVLARQAWFRKAVLGTPVLRDLAGRFVGGDDLSAGLAAVRGLNARGIRGSLNFHGMHATDPAEAIAAADEALDALHRIRAEGLDSHVSVKLTKLGLDVDPNLCLAQLRRVLDGAAETGGFVRIDMEEAVYVDQTLGIFEAMQDHYGAGTVGLVIQSYLRGRERDLDRLLERGARVRLVKGGYRESAAAAFRSAAEVDAAFRRDIERLLARGVFPAIATHDAGAVAWAQELAAQMGMEKTAFEFQMLYGVKPALQDRLVAEGYAVRCYVPYGGDWATHLVGCLRRLPASALAHARGEAA, encoded by the coding sequence ATGATCCGCACCCTCGCCTCCGTCCTGGCTCGGCAGGCCTGGTTCCGCAAAGCCGTTCTGGGCACGCCCGTTCTGCGCGATCTCGCCGGGCGGTTCGTGGGTGGGGACGATCTTTCGGCGGGCCTGGCGGCGGTGCGCGGCCTCAATGCGCGGGGAATCCGGGGCTCCCTCAATTTCCACGGGATGCACGCGACGGACCCGGCCGAGGCAATCGCCGCGGCGGACGAGGCCCTGGACGCCCTGCACCGGATCCGCGCGGAAGGCCTCGATTCCCATGTCTCCGTGAAGCTCACCAAGCTCGGCCTCGACGTGGATCCGAACCTCTGCCTGGCGCAGCTCCGCCGCGTGCTCGACGGCGCCGCCGAGACGGGCGGATTCGTGCGGATCGACATGGAGGAAGCGGTCTACGTGGACCAGACGCTGGGAATCTTCGAAGCCATGCAGGACCACTACGGCGCCGGGACCGTGGGCCTGGTGATCCAGTCCTACCTGCGGGGCCGCGAAAGGGACCTCGACCGCCTGCTGGAACGGGGCGCCCGCGTCCGCCTCGTGAAGGGGGGCTACCGCGAATCCGCGGCGGCCGCTTTCCGGTCGGCGGCGGAGGTGGACGCGGCGTTCCGGCGGGACATCGAGCGGCTGCTGGCGCGGGGCGTCTTCCCCGCCATCGCCACCCACGACGCCGGAGCCGTCGCCTGGGCCCAGGAGCTCGCGGCCCAAATGGGAATGGAGAAGACGGCGTTCGAATTCCAGATGCTCTACGGCGTGAAGCCGGCCCTCCAGGACCGGCTGGTGGCGGAGGGCTACGCCGTCCGCTGCTATGTGCCCTACGGCGGCGACTGGGCCACGCACCTGGTGGGCTGCCTTCGCCGCCTGCCGGCGAGCGCGCTGGCCCACGCCCGGGGAGAGGCCGCGTGA
- a CDS encoding right-handed parallel beta-helix repeat-containing protein produces the protein MHAGSIQVRLLGLLAIGVFCSLIACSGGGGGSPAAATPITPGTITLGVTPSATEIDAGDTLSLTATVSGTSDTSVTWKVDGITNGNASVGIISGSGTTVTYTAPETEGSHVLTVVSAVDGNKSATSAVNVRLRNRTSVSVSPTAATIKTGANQSFTVTVSNTSNTDVTWSVDGVAGGNATAGTISGTGSTVIYTAPTAAGTHTLKVASVADPTKSATSTITVQAPAASVSVALNPTSASLTTGGTTSFTATVANASNTAVTWAVDGVSGGNATAGTVSGSGTTVTYTAPASAGTHTLTATSAADTTKSASAVLTIQAPAPTVGVTLNPTVASLIAGGTTSFTAAVTGSSTTTVTWAVDGVVGGNTTTGTVTGTGATVTYTAPGTAGSHTLTATSTADATKSASAAITVQAVPVTVGVALNPASASLLAGSTASFTATVTGASSAGVAWTVDGIAGGNATTGTISGTGSTVTYTAPAAAGTHTLKATSAADATKSATATITVQAPTPVSVALNPNATTLAAGGTSSFTATVSNATTTTVTWTVDGVAGGNATTGTVSGTGATVTYTAPAAGGTHVLVATSTADTTKSASATITVQAPTPVSVALTPTATTVASGGTASFTATVSNATNAAVTWKVDGIAGGNSTTGTVSGTGNTVTYTAPTAAGTHALVATSSADATKSASATITVQAPPVGVTLSPTTSSVAAGATLAFTATVSGSTAGVTWTVDGVAGGNTTTGTIAGSGTTATYTAPNAAGTHTVVATSSADSTKSASATITVQAPVVTVALSPTTSTLASGATQSFAATVSGSSAGVAWAVDGITNGSATVGTLAVNGTAVVYTAPTAAGTHTITATSLTDATKKGSAVVTVQAAAIPSGIIVAPNGVQGNAGTVTAPTTLEGAKALLQSASRASAGTLRVLLRGGIYPRTSTFSLTSSDSGSSANPVVYQAYPNETPRLVGGVALNVANVKPVDGTDVNWSRLDSSTRSKIYVVDLSAYASNLGNLTSRSDSGGTVNQAMEVFVNGVPLTLARYPKAVEASSVNLATETTIRVTGTLSPDVTGDYAYKGLDSLGRPYYQLSKGGNLWSIAAIAAGADWRISNRKDLGGTGSSTATWGTWDTFAGPVGAFAPLSGASGTAFLAPADGSNPVPGFLLIRSTNGTNQLTAPDSRMTRWRAAEAMYYGLGYYSWSGSHSALTSLDPTTGAMVLASSPTYGLRLGQPFFVYNLLEELTAPGEYFIDRTNAKLYLRPVKDQAPTEVLISTLQTPLVQMQGCQQITWDGITFEGARDRLVYGSSCTSVAFKNCTFRNAGGYGMLLSGSSNLVDGCDFRDLGKGGVWVAGGDRMSLTRSGTVVQNSEFQAFGRLFWTYQPAVNIQSFTDYTYNNDAIGITVQNNEIHDSPHAAILYSGNENTIRYNLIYDATQWTNDAGVIYTTGREWGTQGNLIQNNLIRNCGSPLGTALSGIYIDGVGSGVKIEANILYKVAPLYAIQHNGGRNVETQYNVFSGHWYGVDISNVGFEFVNNTAGSTWNLLGKLQHFNYQSGAWATAYPHVALIPNSWSLLAGTSWLEPGGSACYGNLQQGGSGDAYRQHNSATSLAAPLTWFTKVGANLSQADPLFVDPANLDFRLQPSSPMYSIPGFPGIDVSKIGIQR, from the coding sequence ATGCATGCTGGGAGTATTCAAGTCCGACTGCTGGGCCTCCTCGCCATTGGGGTCTTCTGTTCGCTCATCGCCTGCAGCGGCGGAGGAGGAGGCAGCCCCGCCGCCGCCACTCCGATCACGCCGGGCACCATCACCCTGGGTGTGACCCCCAGCGCCACGGAAATTGACGCCGGGGACACGCTGTCCCTGACCGCCACCGTCAGCGGGACGTCGGACACATCCGTGACCTGGAAAGTGGACGGGATCACGAACGGGAATGCCTCCGTCGGCATCATCAGCGGAAGCGGCACCACCGTGACCTACACGGCCCCGGAAACCGAGGGAAGCCATGTCCTGACAGTGGTCAGCGCCGTGGACGGGAACAAGTCGGCCACATCGGCGGTGAATGTCCGCCTCCGAAACCGGACCAGCGTGAGCGTGAGTCCCACCGCCGCCACCATCAAAACGGGGGCGAACCAGTCGTTCACGGTCACGGTTTCCAATACGTCGAATACGGATGTGACGTGGAGTGTGGATGGCGTCGCTGGAGGCAATGCGACTGCCGGCACCATCAGCGGCACGGGCAGCACCGTGATCTACACCGCGCCGACCGCTGCAGGGACCCATACGTTGAAGGTCGCCAGCGTGGCGGATCCGACCAAGTCGGCCACGTCCACCATCACCGTCCAGGCGCCCGCGGCGAGCGTTAGCGTCGCCCTCAATCCCACCTCCGCCAGCCTCACGACCGGGGGAACCACGTCCTTCACCGCCACCGTGGCGAATGCTTCCAACACCGCGGTCACCTGGGCGGTGGACGGCGTCAGCGGAGGCAATGCCACGGCTGGGACCGTGAGCGGTAGCGGAACGACCGTCACCTACACCGCTCCCGCCAGCGCCGGCACCCACACCCTGACCGCCACCAGTGCCGCCGACACCACTAAATCCGCCTCCGCCGTCCTTACCATTCAGGCCCCCGCGCCCACGGTGGGAGTAACCCTCAACCCCACCGTGGCGAGTCTGATTGCGGGAGGAACCACCTCCTTCACGGCCGCCGTGACGGGCTCTTCCACCACGACCGTGACCTGGGCCGTGGATGGAGTCGTGGGCGGGAATACGACGACGGGGACGGTGACCGGCACCGGTGCCACCGTGACCTACACCGCGCCGGGGACGGCAGGCTCCCATACGCTCACCGCCACGAGCACGGCCGATGCCACCAAGTCGGCCTCCGCCGCCATCACGGTTCAGGCTGTCCCGGTCACGGTCGGAGTCGCGCTCAATCCCGCTTCGGCCAGCCTTCTCGCGGGCAGCACCGCCTCCTTCACCGCGACGGTAACGGGGGCATCTTCCGCCGGAGTCGCGTGGACGGTGGACGGTATAGCCGGCGGAAACGCCACCACCGGCACGATCAGTGGGACCGGCTCGACGGTGACCTATACGGCTCCGGCGGCCGCGGGAACGCACACCTTGAAGGCCACCAGCGCCGCGGATGCCACCAAGTCGGCCACGGCCACCATCACGGTGCAGGCTCCCACGCCCGTGAGCGTCGCCTTGAATCCCAATGCCACCACCTTGGCCGCGGGGGGCACTTCCTCCTTCACGGCCACCGTCTCCAATGCGACCACGACCACCGTCACGTGGACCGTGGATGGCGTTGCCGGTGGAAACGCCACGACGGGCACGGTCTCCGGCACAGGGGCCACCGTCACCTATACGGCTCCGGCGGCCGGTGGGACCCATGTCCTCGTGGCCACCAGCACCGCCGATACGACCAAATCCGCTTCCGCGACCATCACCGTCCAGGCGCCCACGCCGGTGAGTGTGGCTCTCACTCCCACCGCCACCACGGTCGCGTCGGGGGGAACGGCTTCTTTCACCGCTACGGTGTCCAACGCCACCAACGCCGCCGTCACCTGGAAGGTGGACGGTATCGCCGGGGGGAACTCGACCACCGGCACGGTGTCGGGGACGGGCAACACCGTGACGTATACGGCCCCCACGGCGGCGGGAACCCACGCGCTGGTGGCCACCAGTTCGGCCGATGCGACCAAGAGCGCCTCCGCGACCATCACGGTCCAGGCCCCTCCGGTGGGCGTCACGCTGAGCCCCACCACATCCTCCGTGGCCGCGGGCGCGACCCTCGCCTTCACCGCCACCGTTTCCGGCTCCACGGCAGGCGTCACCTGGACCGTGGACGGTGTCGCCGGGGGGAACACCACCACGGGAACCATCGCCGGGAGCGGGACGACGGCCACCTATACCGCGCCCAATGCGGCGGGCACCCATACGGTGGTGGCCACCAGTTCCGCCGATAGCACGAAGAGCGCTTCCGCGACCATCACGGTCCAGGCGCCGGTGGTGACCGTGGCACTGAGTCCCACCACGTCCACCCTGGCTTCCGGGGCCACCCAGTCCTTCGCGGCGACGGTCAGCGGGTCGAGCGCGGGCGTGGCCTGGGCGGTCGATGGAATCACCAACGGCAGCGCCACTGTGGGCACCCTCGCCGTGAACGGGACGGCGGTGGTGTACACGGCGCCGACTGCGGCCGGCACCCACACCATCACGGCCACCAGCCTGACGGATGCCACCAAGAAGGGGTCGGCGGTCGTCACGGTCCAGGCGGCGGCCATCCCCTCGGGCATCATCGTGGCGCCCAACGGCGTCCAGGGGAACGCGGGCACCGTCACCGCCCCCACGACCCTGGAAGGGGCCAAGGCCCTTCTCCAGAGCGCCAGCCGGGCCAGTGCGGGAACGCTCCGCGTCCTGCTCCGCGGCGGCATCTACCCCCGCACCTCCACTTTCAGCCTCACGTCCTCGGATTCGGGCTCCTCCGCCAATCCGGTGGTCTACCAGGCCTATCCCAACGAGACGCCCCGGCTGGTGGGCGGTGTCGCGCTGAACGTCGCCAACGTCAAGCCGGTGGATGGGACGGACGTCAACTGGTCCCGGCTGGATTCCTCCACGCGCTCCAAGATCTACGTGGTGGATCTGTCCGCCTACGCCTCGAACCTGGGTAACCTCACCAGCCGCTCGGATTCCGGCGGCACGGTGAATCAGGCGATGGAGGTCTTCGTCAACGGCGTGCCCCTCACCCTGGCCCGCTATCCCAAGGCGGTGGAAGCCTCTTCCGTGAACCTGGCGACGGAGACCACCATCCGCGTGACGGGCACCCTGTCGCCCGACGTGACCGGCGACTACGCTTACAAGGGCCTGGACAGCCTCGGCCGGCCCTACTACCAGCTCTCCAAGGGCGGCAATCTCTGGTCCATCGCCGCCATCGCGGCGGGAGCAGACTGGCGGATCTCCAACCGCAAGGATCTGGGCGGCACGGGCTCTTCCACCGCCACCTGGGGAACCTGGGATACCTTCGCGGGGCCCGTGGGCGCCTTCGCGCCCCTGTCCGGCGCTTCGGGCACGGCGTTCCTGGCTCCGGCGGACGGCTCGAATCCGGTGCCCGGCTTCCTCCTGATCCGCAGCACCAACGGCACCAACCAGCTCACCGCCCCGGATTCGCGGATGACCCGGTGGCGCGCGGCCGAGGCGATGTACTACGGCCTGGGCTACTACAGCTGGTCGGGCAGCCACAGCGCGCTCACCTCCCTCGATCCCACGACGGGAGCGATGGTTCTCGCGTCGTCCCCCACCTATGGCCTGCGGCTGGGTCAGCCCTTCTTCGTCTATAACCTGCTGGAAGAACTGACGGCCCCCGGCGAGTACTTCATCGATCGCACGAACGCCAAGCTCTACCTGCGTCCCGTGAAGGACCAGGCGCCGACCGAAGTCCTCATCTCCACCCTCCAGACGCCGCTCGTGCAGATGCAGGGGTGCCAGCAGATCACGTGGGACGGGATCACCTTCGAGGGCGCGCGGGACCGCCTGGTCTACGGCAGCAGCTGCACCTCCGTGGCCTTCAAGAACTGCACGTTCCGCAACGCCGGCGGCTACGGGATGCTGCTGAGCGGTTCTTCCAACCTCGTGGACGGCTGCGACTTCCGCGACCTGGGGAAGGGCGGCGTGTGGGTGGCCGGAGGCGACCGGATGAGCCTGACCCGCAGCGGGACCGTGGTGCAGAACTCCGAGTTCCAGGCCTTCGGGCGCCTGTTCTGGACCTACCAGCCCGCCGTCAACATCCAGTCGTTCACCGACTACACCTACAACAACGACGCCATCGGGATCACCGTCCAGAACAACGAGATCCACGATTCGCCGCACGCGGCCATCCTCTACAGTGGGAACGAAAACACCATCCGGTACAACCTCATCTACGACGCCACCCAGTGGACGAACGACGCGGGCGTCATCTACACCACCGGCCGCGAGTGGGGCACGCAGGGGAACCTCATCCAGAACAATCTGATCCGCAACTGCGGCAGCCCGCTGGGGACGGCCCTTTCCGGGATCTACATCGACGGCGTCGGGAGCGGCGTGAAGATCGAGGCGAACATCCTCTACAAGGTCGCTCCCCTCTACGCCATCCAGCACAACGGCGGGCGCAATGTGGAGACCCAATACAACGTCTTCAGCGGCCACTGGTACGGCGTGGACATCAGCAACGTGGGCTTCGAGTTCGTGAACAACACCGCGGGTTCCACCTGGAACCTGCTCGGCAAGCTCCAGCACTTCAACTACCAGTCGGGCGCCTGGGCGACCGCCTATCCCCACGTGGCGCTCATTCCCAACTCCTGGTCCCTGTTGGCGGGCACCAGCTGGCTGGAGCCCGGGGGCTCGGCCTGTTACGGGAACCTCCAGCAGGGCGGTTCCGGAGACGCCTACCGCCAGCACAACTCTGCGACGTCCCTGGCCGCGCCCTTGACCTGGTTCACCAAAGTGGGCGCAAACCTCAGTCAGGCGGACCCCCTGTTCGTCGACCCGGCGAACCTCGACTTCCGCCTCCAGCCCTCCAGCCCGATGTACAGCATCCCCGGCTTCCCGGGAATCGACGTCTCCAAGATCGGGATCCAGCGATAG
- a CDS encoding PilZ domain-containing protein: MGKTADHRTYQRIPFTQKVKVVALGRVVAYSMAINIGLGGVLLSAAPLAVGSQCRLTIPVPDGEGIKRILTEGTVVRSDAGGTAVQFAKALESDSFAYLFRESSRISFGSILSGYQAYFRVSRNQNLADCERLLGVSKRTFRTSFYISFFSCISLAVLSVWLLRNSIPAAPNWVKVVFSFCYGAVWLTIIQPAVDLTVFRILRHRHPATS, encoded by the coding sequence ATGGGCAAGACTGCGGACCATCGCACCTACCAACGCATCCCTTTCACCCAAAAGGTGAAGGTGGTGGCCCTGGGCCGCGTGGTGGCGTACTCCATGGCCATCAACATCGGCCTGGGGGGCGTGCTCCTCAGCGCGGCTCCGCTCGCAGTGGGCAGCCAGTGCCGTCTCACCATCCCGGTCCCGGACGGAGAGGGGATCAAGCGGATCCTCACCGAAGGCACCGTGGTACGCAGCGACGCGGGCGGAACGGCCGTCCAGTTCGCCAAGGCGCTCGAATCCGACAGCTTCGCCTACCTGTTCCGTGAGAGCTCCCGGATCTCCTTTGGCTCCATTCTTTCCGGCTACCAGGCCTACTTCCGCGTCAGCCGGAATCAGAACCTCGCGGATTGCGAAAGGCTTCTCGGGGTGAGCAAGCGCACCTTCCGCACCTCCTTCTACATCTCTTTCTTCTCCTGCATCTCCCTGGCGGTGCTTTCCGTATGGCTGCTGCGGAACAGCATCCCGGCCGCCCCCAATTGGGTGAAGGTGGTCTTCTCCTTCTGCTACGGCGCCGTGTGGCTCACCATCATCCAGCCGGCCGTCGACCTGACCGTTTTCCGCATTCTCCGCCACCGCCACCCCGCCACTTCCTGA
- a CDS encoding nucleoside-diphosphate sugar epimerase/dehydratase, whose amino-acid sequence MPRFLQLENPFLRQAGKQVMDGFLAAAAWLIAEGLWAGSGWDLKRAGIWVLISLSVGGLYQLTRHVYRMTDLRDALRLGVATLTLVALAFLLRVLTGPFGLYPPVSNIAVGASLLTGGFWATLRIGCRWWRDRHTHGGAYKADQRRSRALIVGAGKAGALVLQELLRHPELGLQVVGFIDDDAAIHGERVHGLPILGGSSRLEEVVRKHHVTHAILALPSAPGHVVRRLNASLQALRVHIKTVPGLFNLLGTQVWKPVIRDVSIEDVLRREPVHLDTAALLEAVEGSVVLITGAGGSIGSELARQIASFKPKHIVLLGRGENSLWMIQREFQRLFPDQAYSLELMDIRKRAGLREVFQMYRPDIVMHAAAHKHVPFLETHPAEAVLNNIFGTMNVVEAALEFNTRILVSISTDKAVNPTNVLGASKRIAECIVLEASKKAKPGARFVSVRFGNVLGSRGSVVPVFKEQIERGGPLTVTHPDMTRYFMTIPEASQLVLQAGLLGETGKVYVLDMGEAVKIADLASDMARLSGLTPGRDIDIQFTGLRPGEKLHEELFLDQERSSTKLHAKVFETNPQGIDREKLFEGLEGFRKAVNLPFRDRQPEIVRLLQWMVPTYTPSLLGVARYGGYAWNRRQLNHLRSPEEPCRRKNPPHKDATAPWLIENKSKIS is encoded by the coding sequence ATGCCTCGCTTTCTTCAGTTGGAAAACCCCTTCCTGCGACAGGCGGGAAAGCAGGTCATGGACGGCTTTCTGGCCGCCGCCGCCTGGCTGATCGCAGAGGGACTGTGGGCGGGTTCCGGCTGGGATCTGAAGCGGGCGGGGATCTGGGTGCTGATCTCCCTCAGCGTGGGGGGCCTGTATCAATTGACCCGCCACGTCTATCGGATGACCGATCTGCGGGACGCCCTCCGGCTCGGCGTGGCGACGCTGACCCTCGTCGCGCTGGCCTTCCTCCTGCGGGTTCTCACGGGTCCCTTCGGCCTGTATCCGCCTGTCTCCAACATCGCCGTAGGAGCGAGCCTCCTGACCGGCGGGTTCTGGGCGACCCTGCGGATCGGCTGCCGCTGGTGGCGGGACCGCCACACCCACGGCGGGGCCTACAAGGCCGACCAGCGCCGGAGCCGCGCCCTGATCGTGGGGGCGGGGAAGGCCGGGGCCCTGGTCCTTCAGGAACTGCTCCGCCATCCGGAACTGGGGCTGCAGGTGGTGGGCTTCATTGATGATGACGCCGCCATCCACGGCGAGCGGGTCCACGGCCTGCCCATCCTCGGCGGCAGTTCCCGCCTGGAGGAAGTGGTCCGGAAGCATCACGTCACCCACGCCATCCTGGCCCTGCCGAGCGCCCCCGGCCATGTGGTCCGCCGGCTCAACGCCTCCCTCCAGGCGCTCCGGGTTCACATCAAGACGGTGCCGGGACTGTTCAATCTCCTGGGAACCCAGGTCTGGAAACCGGTGATCCGCGACGTGTCCATCGAGGACGTTCTGCGCCGGGAGCCCGTCCACCTCGACACCGCGGCCCTCCTGGAGGCGGTGGAAGGGTCCGTGGTGCTGATCACGGGCGCCGGCGGATCCATCGGCAGCGAATTGGCCCGCCAGATCGCCAGTTTCAAGCCTAAGCACATCGTCCTTCTGGGCCGGGGAGAGAACAGCCTGTGGATGATCCAGCGGGAATTCCAGCGGCTGTTCCCGGATCAGGCTTATTCCCTGGAACTGATGGATATCCGGAAGCGGGCCGGACTCCGGGAAGTCTTCCAGATGTACCGCCCCGACATCGTGATGCACGCGGCCGCGCACAAGCACGTCCCCTTCCTGGAGACGCATCCCGCCGAGGCCGTTCTCAACAACATCTTCGGGACCATGAACGTGGTGGAAGCGGCCCTGGAGTTCAACACGCGCATCCTCGTCAGCATCTCCACGGACAAGGCCGTCAATCCGACCAACGTCCTGGGGGCCTCCAAGCGGATCGCCGAGTGCATCGTCCTGGAGGCCTCCAAGAAGGCCAAGCCGGGCGCCCGGTTCGTCAGCGTCCGCTTCGGGAACGTCCTGGGAAGCCGCGGAAGCGTCGTGCCGGTGTTCAAGGAGCAGATCGAACGCGGCGGGCCCCTCACGGTCACCCACCCCGACATGACCCGGTATTTCATGACCATTCCAGAGGCGAGCCAGCTCGTCCTGCAGGCCGGCCTCCTCGGCGAAACGGGGAAGGTGTACGTGTTGGATATGGGCGAGGCGGTGAAGATTGCGGACCTGGCCTCGGACATGGCGCGGCTGTCGGGGCTCACTCCCGGTCGCGACATCGACATCCAGTTCACGGGCCTCCGGCCCGGCGAGAAGCTGCACGAAGAACTGTTCCTGGACCAGGAGCGGTCGAGCACCAAGCTCCACGCCAAGGTCTTCGAGACGAACCCCCAGGGGATCGATCGGGAAAAGCTGTTCGAGGGATTGGAGGGCTTTCGGAAGGCCGTCAACCTCCCCTTCCGGGACCGCCAGCCGGAGATTGTCCGCCTGCTCCAGTGGATGGTGCCCACCTATACGCCTTCGCTGCTCGGTGTCGCCCGCTACGGCGGCTACGCCTGGAACCGCCGCCAGCTGAACCATCTGCGGTCCCCGGAGGAGCCCTGCCGCCGGAAAAACCCTCCCCACAAGGACGCGACCGCCCCCTGGCTGATCGAAAACAAGTCCAAGATCAGCTGA